Proteins encoded together in one Triticum dicoccoides isolate Atlit2015 ecotype Zavitan chromosome 7B, WEW_v2.0, whole genome shotgun sequence window:
- the LOC119339377 gene encoding 2-oxoglutarate-Fe(II) type oxidoreductase hxnY-like — protein sequence MGHASAALPVIDLASPDIAASTKSVRQALVDYGFFYVINHGIDDALMKSVYAESSSFFQQPMEEKMALRKNSSHRGYIPPDFEGFEADAGGKGDLLECFHIGSGVDGDSKNHVNQWPPAERFPYWKETMKSYYQCAMGTSKRILSLIALSLDLDAEFFKPDGSETILRSIHYSGRAIESKHGSDHGANAHTDYGMLTLLSTDGTPGLQICRDKDGRPQLWEDVHHIDGALVVNIGDLLERWTNNVYRSTLHRVLMVGKERYSVAFFVWPSPDTMVTCIESCCSEANPPRYPPIRSDEYLEQRLTSTYKYK from the exons ATGGGCCACGCGAGCGCAGCCCTCCCCGTGATTGACCTCGCGTCCCCGGACATCGCCGCCTCCACCAAATCCGTCCGGCAG GCGCTGGTGGATTACGGCTTCTTCTACGTGATCAACCACGGGATCGACGACGCGCTGATGAAGAGCGTCTACGCGGAGAGCAGCAGCTTCTTCCAGCAGCCGATGGAGGAGAAGATGGCGCTGCGCAAGAACAGCAGCCACAGAGGCTACATTCCGCCCGATTTTGAAGGCTTCGAGGCTGACGCCGGTGGCAAGG GGGACCTACTGGAGTGTTTCCACATTGGGTCTGGGGTAGACGGAGACTCCAAGAATCATGTGAATCAGTGGCCGCCTGCAG AACGCTTTCCATATTGGAAGGAGACAATGAAGTCCTACTATCAATGTGCAAT GGGAACTAGCAAAAGGATACTGTCCTTAATTGCTTTGAGTTTGGACCTGGACGCTGAATTCTTCAAGCCAGATGGCTCCGAAACAATCCTTCGATCAATTCATTACTCAG GCCGGGCAATTGAATCGAAACATGGAAGTGATCATGGTGCAAACGCTCATACGGATTATGGAATGTTAACTCTTCTTTCGACAGATGGCACCCCTGGCCTGCAG ATATGCAGGGACAAGGATGGCCGTCCCCAGCTCTGGGAAGATGTTCATCACATTGATGG GGCACTTGTTGTGAACATTGGTGATTTGCTAGAAAGGTGGACAAATAATGTTTATAG GTCTACACTTCATCGTGTGTTGATGGTTGGCAAAGAGCGGTATTCA GTGGCTTTCTTTGTTTGGCCAAGCCCAGATACGATGGTTACATGCATAGAAAGTTGTTGCAGCGAGGCAAATCCACCAAG ATACCCGCCTATTAGGAGTGACGAATACTTGGAGCAGAGATTAACTTCCACATACAAATACAAGTAG